The following coding sequences are from one Streptomyces sp. NBC_01232 window:
- a CDS encoding serine hydrolase domain-containing protein — MNTRTRMLIATALVLGIASGPVVAHAAPAPGPVGAATRVVSAPPNTAALERAIAGLGAEHRDATAALVRVGGTSGGWHGSSGVADVVTEREAVEQGRFRAGSVTKAFTSAVVLQLAAEGRVDLDRPVRRYLPGTVPDAYGTVTVRQLLNYTSGIPAADGPGDSFEAQWEHRFDVTDPHDQLADAFAKKPEFTPGSAQHYLNINYTVLGVLIEKVTGIPYEEAVARRILRPLGLRQTSFPERTQTRIHGPHNRGYQAIPKADGSRELRDVTEWNSSDRWAAGDIISTTADLERFTVALFSGRIVPRAQLEEMFTVPAVKNFVNGKDATLTAGLARLVLPDGTVAWGKTGGRHGYNTAIGATRDLSRTLVYSVNSTNAKGEDTNPVALGIVMAAFAK, encoded by the coding sequence ATGAACACTCGTACGCGCATGCTGATCGCCACCGCCCTGGTCCTGGGTATCGCTTCGGGACCGGTCGTCGCCCACGCTGCTCCGGCTCCCGGCCCGGTGGGCGCCGCCACGCGGGTCGTCTCGGCCCCGCCGAACACGGCGGCTCTGGAGCGGGCGATCGCCGGCCTCGGCGCGGAGCACAGGGACGCGACGGCCGCGCTGGTCCGGGTGGGCGGTACAAGCGGTGGCTGGCACGGCAGTTCCGGTGTCGCGGACGTCGTCACCGAGCGGGAAGCCGTCGAGCAGGGGCGGTTCCGGGCCGGATCGGTGACCAAGGCCTTCACCTCCGCCGTGGTGCTCCAGCTGGCGGCCGAGGGCCGGGTGGACCTGGACCGGCCGGTCCGGCGGTACCTGCCCGGGACGGTCCCCGACGCCTACGGCACGGTCACGGTCCGGCAGTTGCTCAACTACACCAGCGGCATACCGGCCGCGGACGGTCCGGGGGACTCGTTCGAGGCGCAGTGGGAGCACCGCTTCGATGTGACCGACCCGCACGATCAGCTGGCCGACGCCTTCGCGAAGAAGCCCGAGTTCACCCCGGGCTCGGCCCAGCACTACCTGAACATCAACTACACGGTGCTGGGGGTGCTCATCGAGAAGGTGACGGGCATTCCGTACGAGGAGGCGGTCGCCCGCCGGATCCTCCGGCCGCTGGGTCTGCGTCAGACCTCCTTCCCCGAGCGGACCCAGACGAGGATCCACGGACCGCACAACCGGGGCTACCAGGCGATACCGAAGGCGGACGGGTCGCGCGAGCTGCGCGATGTGACCGAGTGGAACTCGTCGGACCGGTGGGCGGCGGGAGACATCATCTCCACCACGGCTGATCTGGAGCGGTTCACCGTGGCCCTGTTCAGCGGCCGGATCGTGCCGAGGGCACAGCTGGAGGAGATGTTCACGGTGCCCGCGGTGAAGAACTTCGTCAACGGGAAGGATGCGACGCTGACGGCAGGTCTGGCCAGGCTCGTGCTGCCGGACGGCACGGTGGCGTGGGGCAAGACGGGTGGCCGGCATGGCTACAACACCGCGATAGGCGCGACGCGCGACCTCTCCCGCACGCTGGTCTACTCGGTCAACTCGACCAACGCGAAGGGAGAGGACACGAACCCGGTGGCGCTCGGCATCGTGATGGCCGCCTTCGCCAAGTAG
- a CDS encoding response regulator transcription factor codes for MTIRVVVADDQELVRSGFAMILDAQEDIEVVAEAGDGAAAVDAVARLAPDVALLDIRMPVLDGIEACRKICAGSACRTVMLTTFDSDEYVYEALHAGASGFLLKDVRRDDLVHAVRVVAAGDSLLAPSVARRLIEEYTAVTGAARAVLPADRLAGLTARERETLLHLGRGLSNAEIAAALVVSEHTVKSHVGNVLAKLGLRDRIQAVICAYETGLITAGTPSGE; via the coding sequence TTGACGATCCGTGTGGTGGTGGCCGACGACCAGGAGCTGGTGCGCAGCGGGTTCGCGATGATCCTGGACGCCCAGGAGGACATCGAGGTCGTTGCGGAGGCCGGGGACGGCGCGGCGGCGGTCGACGCCGTGGCCCGGCTCGCGCCGGACGTGGCGCTGCTGGACATCCGGATGCCGGTGCTGGACGGGATCGAGGCGTGCCGGAAGATCTGCGCCGGGAGCGCGTGCCGAACGGTGATGCTGACGACCTTCGACTCGGACGAGTACGTGTACGAGGCGCTGCACGCGGGGGCGAGCGGGTTCCTGCTGAAGGACGTGCGGCGGGACGATCTGGTGCACGCGGTACGGGTGGTGGCGGCGGGCGATTCCCTGCTGGCACCCTCGGTGGCACGGCGGCTGATCGAGGAGTACACGGCGGTGACGGGCGCGGCGCGGGCCGTCCTCCCGGCTGACCGGCTGGCGGGGCTGACGGCGCGGGAGCGGGAGACCCTGCTGCATCTGGGGCGGGGGCTGTCGAACGCGGAGATCGCGGCGGCGCTGGTGGTGAGCGAGCACACGGTGAAGTCGCATGTGGGGAACGTGCTGGCGAAGCTGGGGCTGCGGGACCGGATCCAGGCGGTGATCTGCGCGTACGAGACGGGCCTCATCACGGCGGGTACTCCCTCCGGGGAGTGA